The proteins below come from a single Papaver somniferum cultivar HN1 chromosome 11, ASM357369v1, whole genome shotgun sequence genomic window:
- the LOC113325389 gene encoding delta-aminolevulinic acid dehydratase, chloroplastic-like → MASTMISVSPSNFATIRELKAQTHTGLKLNGRTNQVYFNTGGMIKVRSSSRFIIKASNEKEAAPLKKLGLTDEECEAAVVAGNAPEAPPVPPKPAAPAGTPLASLLPLNKRPRRNRKSPVLRAAFQETQLSPANFVYPLFIHEGEEDTPIGAMPGCYRLGWRHGLLEEVSKARDVGVNSIVLFPKVPDALKTPTGDEAYNENGLVPRAIRLLKDKYPDLVIYTDVALDPYSSDGHDGIVREDGVIMNDETVHQLCKQAVAQARAGADVVSPSDMMDGRVGALRQALDAAGFPDVSIMSYTAKYASAFYGPFREALDSNPRFGDKKTYQMNPANYREALVEARADEAEGADILLVKPGLPYLDIVRLLRDNSPLPIAAYQVSGEYSMIKAGGALKMIDEEKVMMESLMCLRRAGADIILTYFALQAARCLCGEKR, encoded by the coding sequence ATGGCTTCAACGATGATCTCTGTTTCTCCGAGTAATTTTGCTACAATTAGAGAATTGAAAGCTCAAACTCATACTGGATTGAAACTGAACGGAAGAACGAATCAAGTTTATTTCAACACCGGTGGTATGATTAAGGTACGATCGTCTTCTCGATTTATTATTAAAGCTAGTAACGAGAAAGAAGCAGCGCCATTAAAGAAACTCGGATTAACTGATGAGGAATGTGAAGCGGCTGTTGTAGCCGGTAATGCTCCTGAAGCACCACCAGTCCCACCGAAACCAGCAGCACCGGCTGGAACTCCCTTGGCTTCATTACTTCCTCTGAACAAGCGTCCTCGTCGTAACAGGAAGTCACCTGTTCTGAGAGCAGCTTTTCAAGAGACGCAGCTAAGTCCTGCAAATTTTGTGTACCCATTATTCATTCATGAAGGGGAAGAAGATACCCCAATAGGAGCGATGCCTGGATGTTACAGGCTTGGATGGAGACATGGTCTTCTTGAAGAGGTTTCGAAGGCTAGGGATGTTGGAGTTAATAGCATTGTGCTTTTCCCCAAGGTGCCCGATGCATTGAAGACACCTACAGGGGACGAGGCTTACAATGAGAACGGTCTGGTGCCACGAGCCATACGTTTGCTGAAAGACAAATACCCTGATTTGGTCATTTACACAGATGTGGCTTTGGATCCTTATTCCTCGGACGGGCACGATGGCATTGTCAGAGAAGACGGAGTGATCATGAATGATGAAACAGTTCATCAGTTGTGCAAACAAGCTGTTGCTCAGGCTCGAGCAGGAGCTGACGTAGTTAGTCCGAGTGACATGATGGATGGTCGAGTGGGAGCACTAAGACAAGCTTTGGATGCTGCAGGTTTTCCAGATGTGTCTATTATGTCCTATACAGCTAAGTATGCAAGTGCATTTTATGGTCCATTCCGCGAGGCATTGGACTCAAATCCACGATTTGGAGACAAGAAAACTTACCAGATGAACCCAGCAAATTATAGAGAAGCTCTGGTTGAGGCTCGTGCTGATGAGGCTGAGGGAGCTGATATCCTTCTTGTGAAACCTGGTCTTCCATACTTGGATATTGTACGACTTCTCCGTGATAACTCGCCTCTACCAATTGCTGCATATCAGGTTTCGGGTGAGTATTCAATGATCAAGGCTGGTGGGGCTCTGAAAATGATAGATGAAGAAAAGGTAATGATGGAATCACTGATGTGTCTCCGACGCGCTGGTGCTGACATTATTCTTACATATTTTGCTCTACAAGCTGCTAGATGTTTATGTGGTGAGAAGCGATAG